A region of Sulfuricella denitrificans skB26 DNA encodes the following proteins:
- a CDS encoding sigma-54 interaction domain-containing protein, translating into MNDLSLDLQSLINIQENPFVLIDKDYRVVSANNAYCQVYGLNPDEIVGRLCHEISHHSSVPCHENGEVCPHQKVFATGEACQVLHIHYDNNNRAERVRLKGYPIRGRDGCLYLGEAIVPLSSSEELDCDEMRMIGHSPAFLECADKLSRVAESDAPILLYGESGVGKELAAEFVHKLSTRGGRPYVSVNCAAIAESMFESEFFGHERGAFTGCVGRKQGLFELAGGGTLFLDEIGEIPLSMQPKLLRVLETGEFRRVGGTVTLTADVRIISATNRNLLERVDQGLFREDLYYRVAGIDVMLPSLRERRMDIPALADALLARISGAGKNIPKLAADAISRLMNYDYPGNVRELRNVLQKAVALSSKGIIHAKHIQFDSMNEVKAQTAMRTGVSVGSSPVLPPMVSAPSAISIEEMEIRHICELLEHHGGHRRTVADILGISERTLYRKLNRYGLHPAKD; encoded by the coding sequence ATGAACGATCTTTCTCTCGACCTGCAATCTCTGATCAATATCCAGGAAAATCCATTCGTCCTGATCGATAAGGATTACCGTGTGGTTTCGGCAAACAATGCTTATTGTCAGGTATATGGTTTGAATCCGGATGAGATTGTGGGCCGTTTGTGCCACGAAATTTCCCATCATTCCTCCGTTCCCTGTCATGAGAACGGCGAGGTCTGTCCACACCAGAAGGTATTTGCAACCGGTGAGGCTTGCCAGGTACTGCATATTCATTACGACAATAATAATCGCGCTGAGCGGGTGCGCCTCAAGGGATACCCGATTCGCGGGCGGGACGGTTGTCTTTACTTGGGCGAGGCTATCGTACCGTTGTCATCTTCAGAAGAACTGGATTGCGACGAGATGCGCATGATTGGCCATTCGCCCGCTTTTCTGGAGTGCGCAGACAAGCTGAGCCGAGTGGCCGAGTCGGATGCTCCGATACTGTTGTATGGGGAAAGTGGCGTCGGTAAGGAACTGGCGGCGGAATTCGTGCACAAGCTTTCAACTCGGGGCGGCCGTCCCTATGTCTCAGTCAATTGCGCTGCTATCGCTGAATCCATGTTTGAGAGTGAATTCTTTGGCCACGAGCGAGGTGCTTTCACGGGCTGTGTCGGACGCAAACAAGGATTGTTTGAACTGGCGGGTGGCGGAACGCTGTTTCTCGATGAAATCGGGGAAATCCCACTTTCAATGCAACCCAAGCTCCTGCGTGTGCTGGAAACCGGAGAATTCCGCCGGGTGGGTGGTACGGTTACCCTGACAGCGGATGTGCGGATTATTTCCGCCACCAACCGGAATTTGCTGGAGAGGGTGGACCAAGGGTTGTTTCGCGAGGATTTGTATTACCGAGTCGCCGGGATCGACGTGATGCTTCCCTCTCTGCGTGAGCGGCGCATGGATATTCCTGCGCTGGCTGACGCGTTGCTTGCCCGCATCAGCGGGGCAGGGAAAAATATTCCCAAACTTGCTGCAGACGCCATTTCACGGCTGATGAACTACGATTATCCCGGTAACGTTCGCGAACTGCGTAATGTTTTGCAGAAGGCGGTTGCTTTGTCCAGCAAAGGGATCATTCATGCCAAACATATTCAATTCGACAGCATGAATGAGGTAAAAGCACAAACGGCAATGCGAACGGGGGTTTCAGTGGGCAGTAGTCCGGTGCTTCCTCCAATGGTGAGCGCTCCTTCCGCTATCTCCATTGAGGAAATGGAAATTCGTCATATTTGCGAATTGCTGGAACATCACGGCGGGCATCGGCGCACGGTGGCGGATATCCTCGGTATCAGCGAGCGTACGTTGTACCGTAAACTGAACCGTTACGGGTTGCACCCCGCGAAAGATTGA
- a CDS encoding YgaP family membrane protein, with protein MKANVGGIDRVFRIVAGIVLLALVFVLKSEDGHLWLWGLIGIVPLATGLMNWCPAYSLFGASTCSAEKKK; from the coding sequence ATGAAAGCAAACGTGGGTGGTATTGACAGGGTGTTTCGCATTGTGGCCGGGATAGTGCTGCTGGCCTTGGTGTTCGTCCTCAAGAGCGAAGACGGCCACCTGTGGCTGTGGGGCCTGATTGGCATCGTGCCGCTGGCCACCGGGCTGATGAACTGGTGCCCGGCCTACAGTCTGTTCGGTGCGAGTACTTGCTCAGCGGAAAAAAAGAAGTAA